The Halanaerobiales bacterium genome segment TTGCTAAGAAATTAGAAAATGCTAAAAAACAGTTGAAAAATTTAGGCTATAATTTTATTGAAACTGATTCTGTTAAAAGCCAAAGTAAATTAACCAGTGCCCCTTCAAGTATTAGAGCTAAAGAATTTACTTCATTATATTTAAATGAAGATGTAAAAGCAATAATTCCTCCTTGGGGAGGAGAATTTCTAATGGATATGCTACCTTATTTAGATTATGAAAAACTAAGGGAAGCAAAACCTAAATGGATACTAGGATTTTCCGATATAAGTACATTATTATTCACTTTAACTTTAAAGCTTAATATTGCCACAGCTCATGGCCCTAATTTACTAGATTTTGGTAATAATCCAATTCATGAATCAGTTTTGAACACTTTAAGTATTTTGAATATGGAAAAAGGAGATGCTTTTTTACAACATAGCTTAGATCAATATCAAAAAGAGTGGCTAGAGGTTACGGAAAATAACTTTCCTCCTTATAATTTAACAGAAAAATCAGAGTGGAAGATTTTAGGTGATAGAGAAGAGGTTGAATGTAGTGGAAGGCTTTTGGGAGGAAATTTGGATGTTTTATGTAAATTGATTGGAACTCCATATGATTTAGTGGAAAACTTTAAAAATTTAAATAACGATAATGGTTTTATTTGGTATTTTGAAAGTTGTGAAATGGATTCTTCTGATATATATAGGACCTTATGGCAGATAAAGATGAATGGATGGTTTGAAGGTTGTAATGGTATATTGTATGGAAGGGTAGAAGGCTATAGTGATGTAGATGATTTTAAATTGGTTGACGCATTAGAGTATCCATTATCTGATTTAGAAGTCCCCGTAATATATGATGTAGATTTAGGTCATATGCCACCTCAATTAGTATTAATCAATGGAGCATATGCAACTATTGAGGTAAAAAAAGGAGAAGGAAGAATAAAACAAAAATTAATATAATATATTGTCGCCGTGACTGCAGATAACATGGCATTTCCGTTACGGTCATAGTACTGCCTACTCTACGGGACATTACCTTTGTCATGTCTTTTGGAATAAAAGGGTAAGGGGCTTTGGCAGCAAAAGTCTTGTCAACCCTGACGGGACGGTAACATCGGAAATAATAGGAACGTTATACGACATTGCTTTTCTAGTGTTAGATAATTGGGGTGATCATATGAAA includes the following:
- a CDS encoding S66 peptidase family protein, coding for MINYPTPLKKGDTIGITAPSSGVTGVFAKKLENAKKQLKNLGYNFIETDSVKSQSKLTSAPSSIRAKEFTSLYLNEDVKAIIPPWGGEFLMDMLPYLDYEKLREAKPKWILGFSDISTLLFTLTLKLNIATAHGPNLLDFGNNPIHESVLNTLSILNMEKGDAFLQHSLDQYQKEWLEVTENNFPPYNLTEKSEWKILGDREEVECSGRLLGGNLDVLCKLIGTPYDLVENFKNLNNDNGFIWYFESCEMDSSDIYRTLWQIKMNGWFEGCNGILYGRVEGYSDVDDFKLVDALEYPLSDLEVPVIYDVDLGHMPPQLVLINGAYATIEVKKGEGRIKQKLI